One Corynebacterium efficiens YS-314 DNA segment encodes these proteins:
- the rnpA gene encoding ribonuclease P protein component, with protein sequence MLPAQNKLTSSVQFRTTMRKGRRAGSSTVVVHLWDSAESLDGTGEKGEVASFGGPRFGLIVSKAVGNAVIRHRTSRRLRHVCARIAADSPELLTPTHHVVIRALAGSGQASSQDLERDIRHGLRKAGRVRTDK encoded by the coding sequence ACTGACCTCATCCGTGCAATTCCGCACGACGATGAGGAAAGGCCGACGCGCGGGAAGCTCCACCGTTGTGGTGCACCTGTGGGATAGTGCCGAATCGCTGGACGGCACCGGGGAAAAAGGCGAAGTTGCCTCCTTCGGTGGTCCACGGTTCGGCCTCATCGTTTCCAAAGCCGTCGGGAATGCGGTGATCCGTCACCGCACCTCCCGACGGCTTCGCCATGTGTGCGCCCGCATCGCGGCGGATTCACCGGAGCTGCTAACCCCGACCCACCATGTGGTGATCCGGGCGTTGGCGGGTTCGGGGCAGGCATCATCGCAGGACCTGGAGCGCGATATCCGCCATGGTCTGAGGAAGGCCGGTCGTGTGCGAACCGATAAGTGA
- the yidD gene encoding membrane protein insertion efficiency factor YidD — MCEPISDDPQVIPQPKGPAAKALAGAVRFYQKYLSGLKMGSTCRFDPVCSTYALKSVSVHGAVKGTVLAAVRLAKCGPWHPGGFDPVPNPGYWSTETVR, encoded by the coding sequence GTGTGCGAACCGATAAGTGATGACCCACAGGTCATTCCACAACCGAAAGGGCCCGCGGCGAAGGCGCTCGCGGGTGCGGTGCGCTTCTACCAAAAGTACCTGTCCGGCCTTAAGATGGGTTCGACCTGTCGCTTTGATCCTGTCTGCAGTACCTACGCGTTGAAGTCAGTGTCTGTGCACGGGGCCGTCAAGGGCACCGTGCTGGCTGCTGTCAGGTTGGCCAAGTGTGGGCCGTGGCATCCCGGGGGTTTCGACCCGGTGCCCAATCCCGGCTACTGGTCCACGGAAACGGTCAGGTAG